Genomic window (Microcaecilia unicolor chromosome 8, aMicUni1.1, whole genome shotgun sequence):
CTTCACCCAGGAGCAAGTGACGCGGTTACAGGGCTTCTGTTCTCCTTTACACGTTCATCCCCTGACTCCACTTCCAGTTAGCTGCTCGGCTGGACCTGAGGAACCGGAGCAGCAGGAGGTAATGCAGGAAGAACTTGAGAAAAAGCAGAGGCTTTTGGGGCAGCTCTTCCGAGGGAACTGTGGAGGTGGGAAGACAGAGCTCCCCTGAGCGAGGGCACAGGGCTCGACCATCACAGATCAAGGCGATGTCACTCCTGCTGCACTGACCAGCCTGGATCTGAGTTTTAGTAGCCCTGGCTGTTTGAGCTTATGCATTCAGAAAGTGAGCTGAAAGCCCGCTGTACCTTCTCCAAACCCCAAACTGGTAAGCGACGCGGATAGAAGGGATTTCACTTTTCTCCGTTTGTTACacgtacatttatttatttttttttaataccgtgTACTGAAGCGTCTAGTCACTTACAGGGAAAATTAAGCCGACCTCGTCAGCTTGGATGATAAGCAGTGGCTCCAGCCAGGTGCACAGAGAGACCTAAACCCTAAAGGATTTAAAATTCCTCATCCAGCAAGACTTGAGGGGGGGAAAGGAAACTGTCTTGGAAAACGTTTGGGACTAGTTGCTCTAGGGAACCTTTTTTCTGGCATCATGGGACCGATGCTTTATAAAACGAAGGGATAAGCTCGGCTTTACCGTTCCACCTGCTGTGCGGGGAAATTTTCTGCACAACCATGTATGGGGAGTTACTTCTAAATTCAACCAGCACCACAGAAGCTCACCTCATTATACAGACCAACACCCCGTATCTGAGCAGTACTCAAAGGTCAGTCAGCTCTTCTGCTTTCTACATGTCCACAGCCAGGGTCTTAAAAGACGGAGAAATACATAAGCCGGATTTGCTCACCTACATCCTTTTGTTTGTCTTCCTTCTTTTGACAGTGACTATAATTGTGCTTTTCATTAACTGTCAGTTGAAAAACTCTTTCTTTGCAACTCTGCCTTATGATAGATCACTGAGGGAAGCCAGAAGTCCCTGGAAAACCCAATCCGTCTAAGCCAAATCAGTAGCGGATCAGGGGAGCCTGTCCTAGTGACTTTGATCTCGGTTGACTTCTAGCACAAACCCGATCAAAATGTAATTTTGTTTAGCAATTGGGGTGTGAATGCATGcagctgtctttataaaatgcattTCGGTCCTCTGCTGGGAGAACTGATGAGGGAAAAAACAATACAGGTTGCTGCCTTTCAGAGTGTCTGCAGTTTAAACTTTCATGGTCAGCTTCTTACCATGCTTATGTACAGAAACCATCTTAATAAAGTCAAGACCTATGCTAAACACACGCATGCTTGCCAATTATACTGGAAAGCAATTCAGTcatattaaaattgtttttcttcaTTGTTAAGCCTTTGATTTGATCCTCTCCGGGGTATCAagagcaaaagaagaaaaaaaagcatcATTAGCAAGAACTTAAAATATTCATATATTTAGCTTTTATAATGAGCAAATTGGTTTACATTAACAAACATAAATCTGTTTTCCTTCCTGAATACACACAGCTGTCAGTAGCTAGCAAAACACTTGATTGTCTCTGGGGTTCATCAACACAATGGGTCTTATCCatacaggaccccccccccccccccccccccacacacacacaccaccaccacctttgtgCACAATGAAGAAATCTTTATAGAGCAAGGCCTTGTGTTAGATAATTCTGCAGTCCCTGAACTAGTCATGGCATCCTGGTTGATGGAGTGACTCAAGGAACTGTACTTATCAAGTGATGCAGAAGCGAGGGACTTGGGTATCTCTTTTTGTATGCATGAGCAAGACCAAGGAAAGCTATTTCACACCTTATTACACCTTTGTTGAAGCCTGCACACAGTATACCAGTATATTTCAGATGGTAAAGTAAAACCTTTGACAAACTAGAAACCTGTCCATTCAGCAGTAGTGTAAATTCATCACACACCACCACAAATAATCATCTCAGTTTTCATGAaagaagcatctagggctcttcagcttggagaaaagggggatgtgatagaggtctataaaataatgagtggagtggaacgggtggacgtgaattgtttgtttactctttccaaaaatactaggactagggggcatgtgatgaatctacaaagtagtaaatttaatgcgaattggagaaaatgtttcttcactcaacgtgtaattaaactctggaattcattgccagagaatgtggtaaaggcggttagcttagcggggtttaaaaaaggtctggacggcttcctaaaggaaaagtccatggaccattattaaattgacttggggaaaatccactgcttatttctgggataagcagcatgaaatgtattgaactttttgggatcttgccaggtacttgtggcatggattggcgactgttggaaacaggatgctgggcttgatggacctttggtctatcccagtgtggcaatacttatatacttaagcATGGTTTCGGTGAAATGAGTGTACCCAATAGTACTACTAGTATATTTGAACATTAATTATAAAAATGTGGCTGGCTAAAACACCTGCCTAATTATAAAGAGCCTATAGTTTTTTATATGTAGAAAAATGCATTTAAGTAGGAATTAACTTGGAGTTATGAAACAGGATGTGGAAACTTCATTTCCTTTGGATAGAAGAAAAGTTTAGATTTCAACCATCATACAAGAATTTAAGAATAGTTAATTTCATCATTCCACCACATTTCACTAGCTATTGAATATCTACTGTGTGCAGCTTTCTCTGGCTTGGGAGTTCCACAAGGTTCAATTCTATCACCCACCTTGTTTAATATTTTCCTTTCTCCACTGCTGACATTCGCCCAGACTCTCAAATTTACAGTGTATGCTTATGCTAATAATTTTCAAGTCCTCTACTCATTAGAATCCTGTATCCCCAATGAGATTTCTTTGCTAAGTCACATACTTACTCAGAACATAAGCTGGCTCTGTGATCATAATCTACTCTTGAACCcacagaaatcaaagtgtattctttttttctgttagAGGGATCACAACTTTACCCGTACCAGTCTGTCTAtccaatagaatgttaggtattattaagaaagcaaatagaatgttagctattactaggaaatgaatggaaaacaaaaatgagagcattataattcctttgtaccactccatggtgcgaccacacctcgaatactgtatgcaattatggtcaccacatctcaaaaaagatatagtggaattataaaatgcaatgaaaatgataaagggggatgggacgacttccctatgaggacaggctaaagcagctagggctcttcagcttggagaaaagacagctgaggggagatatgatagaggtctataaaataatgagtggagtggaacaggtagatgtcaatcatttctttactctttccaaaaatagtaggaccaGGGGGcaacaatgaagttacaaagtagtaaatttaaaacaaatcggagaaatgtttcttcactcaacatgtaattaaactctggaatttgttgccagagaatgtggtaaaagcaattagcttaacaaggttttaaaaaggttttggtaacttcctaaaagaaaagtccataagccattgttaagatggacttgggggaaaatccactgtttatttttaggataagcagcacaaaatataatgtactgttttgggatcttgccaggtacttgtaacctggattggccactgttggaaacaggatgctaggatccatggatcttcggtctgtcccagtatagcaatgcttatgttcttatgtactccaGTACCTCAGGTGAAAACCATCATTCTGGATTTTGAACTCTCTTTTAGCCCCAAGTTTCTCAGGTAGTTCAGCACTCTTTCTATAAGCTCTGGCTGATTCAATCTATTCGTTCCTTGATCCTTCCCTCTGCACTTAATATTTTGTgatcacctagattactgtaattctttatataaaggacttcaggtaaaagatctTCATCATCTACAAGTCTTTCAAAATACTGTGATCCAACTGATTTTTAACATTAGGAAATATGATCATATCACTTCATATTTGCAAGATGCTCATTGGTTTCCGCTCACTCATTGTATAACCTATAAAGTTCTACTATtagtttttaaaatccagatctcTGGGGAAGCCTTCTGTCTCTCATGCCATCTTATCCCATACATCCCTAACAGGTCCCTCAGGTCAGCACATCAAAACCAGCTGGTGGTTCCAAGCTATCATGAGATAATTCATGAAAATACGAGACacactattttctccatccaaggTCCTCTattatggaatgctctccctATTTCTCTCCACCTAAAGACTTCCCTTGATAAATTTATGCCTGACTTCAAGACTTTCTTTTTTAGTGATGCTTTCTACTAGATTTTCTTTTCTCACATTCTTATTTCCAGTTCTCATTCATAAAGTCAGATCCAGAAGGAGCACTAGTATCACTCCTCATGTTTTATCTCACCCACTGATCTATTTGATTTGTAGTTCCACCTTTCTTCCCCCACTTATCATTGTCTTGTCTTCACTTTTTTTACACTCCTTTTCTAATCTATAATTTTAGATTGAAAGCTGTCCTGAAGGCCTTCCAGTAGGGCAGGATAGTACATTTTAAATAAACTTCAAACGTGTTGTATCTATAGGTGTAACTCTATCTTTAGACTAGAGAGAAACCTAGAATATTGTAGCCAATGGGAATATCAAGGTCCATTTCCTGCAGCAGTACTGTAGACCCCAGATGACCTTTGGCTTTCCCAAATCTTCTGTGCATGTCCTGtgcattctttgcttcggtcaatGATTCTGTCTCCACTCCCCAGTGAGATCATTTCAGCTATCCTGCATCCTTTTTATGAAGAAGTATTTAATGATGTTGTGCAAGTTTGCCCTAGTGAAGTTTCATATTGATACCTCTTTTCCTAGAGCTTTCTGTCCTGTGAACAGAGGCATTCAAGTACTCACTCCCTGTTCATAAGTACTTGAATGCCTCTTTATATATTCCCATCTATCTTCATGTCCCTTGATGTAGGGTTATTTATTAAGGACCTTGCACTGTTTTGATAGCATTTTTCTGGACCACCTCCACCCTGTgtgcatatatttttatttaactcACTGCCTTTCCAATGGTaattgtaatcaatagaaataaaacatggtaaagaaaataagataccttttttattggacataacttaatacatttcgtgATTAGCtgtcgaaggttgcccttcttcgtcagatcggaaataagcaaatgttggtagatgacagtatatataagtgaaacatcaaagcatttcagtggcagtctaacaagatgggggtggataggtgagagacagggagatatgcatggagacaggagggtgacaaacaaagcagtacatttttatggtttataatggtatcatcttattttcttttccatgttttattttgttttatttttattgattacctttaaaagtggactaacatggctaccacacctctctactcaatggTAATTGAAAATAAGTTATACTCAGGTACCTGTTCCaagaaagcttacaatctaagggctcaatattcagctgccaTCTTTCTCCCTTgctattcaatgttgggccatgtccaggctccagcattgaatatcgggacATACATAGCCAGAaaaaacttagccagttaagttcaaTATTCAGTACTTGAGTCAGCTAAGATGACCTATGTTTTGTGCTGTcatcttagctggttaagtgctgatgtaCAGCACTTAAGTGTCAACTCCACCCTTATAACTTCCACAAttgtttgaatattgggccctaactttgtacctgaggaagtGAAGGTTTAAGGGTTGGATTCtagcctgctgaaatctggtgccCAAATTGGGCACAAAGATCCCgtgttctgtaacaatgtgcacaacTTTTAGGAATGtcctgccccccccacccccacttgaGTTGCACCACGTTTTAAAGAATAGCAGAGAAATCATAATtggtgtcaattaacatcaatgatTGTTTGTTAGTGACCTATTATTACTCATCAACCAATTAAGTTGAACACACATCTTGGgatcatgcccaaatttaggcaccatatatggaatccaggggtGGGTAAGTAACTTACCCAAGGCCTTAAGaaaccacagtgggatttgaacacagGTCTCCCTGGGTtatagcctgctgctctaaccactaggctactcctccatatctGTGTGGGTGAAatctcaccaatgatttgtagaAAGGTATCCACCTCCCTTCTTTAAGTATGCCACTTCTAATTCTATCCAAAGAACCttataacagcaacattccatccaaCGCAACTATCCAACATACttacatttttcattttacaatcaATCAGAAATTTCAATATTGCCATAATTTAAAGCTTAAATCACATGGTACAATACAGCAGAAAAAGGGTGaacacagccaaaaaaaaaaaaaaaagtttagttcacactcatttaaaacaaatgttttCCTATTATCGGACATTTTTTCATGTTCATATcacctatttatttttttaggcaTGCACTGCATGTGCACAGGAACTTAAAAATGCATGCATCCAATTTTATGTTTGTTAATTTATAGGTATACATTTATACATGTGATTTGTACACACTTTAAAATTTTAGGCATACCAAAGAGACCAAATGCACACTCACAAATACACCCTGACCCAGAAAATAAAGCCACTCTTACTGCAAGAAATACTCATCCTAGAGAGCATTATGGTTTTGCAAAGTGGATTTGGGGAAACAGAGAACTTGCTTTTGACTCTGCTTCTCATGTGCTAAAATAATTTATTGTTCATTCAGTTTTGgtgaaaaaaattaattttattcagCACATTATGTGTATATATGGATTCTGAAAAACAACATATCGCAATTCACAGAAGACATTGGCAACAGATCAGAAATATGCCTATTTATAGTTAATTGTTCTGAACATTTCATAGATCAGATGCTGCAGTGGCAGATTATtattataacagggcacctgtatGAAAGTCCAAAAATGTGGTTCTCTTTCTTCTCCTCCTTTTGTTTCTTAGTATTATCATCAGTGCGCTACCTTGCTGTTTTACAGGaaggcagtttatcaaatttaggggtccttttattaagctgcggtaagaccGAGCGTACACTTGCTGCAGTTTAAAAAGGTTTACTTGTGGGACACGCTCAGGCACCCTATGGTAATTTGCTGATCTGCACATGCAAACTGcgtgctaaaaaaaatatttttaattttatcccAGAGAGGgtatgtcttggggggggggggggggatttctgtgctaatcagtgcaaCTACATTACCGTGTGTGAACTGAGGAGCACAGGATTAGTGTGCCTAAAAAACAGGTGTCATTACGTGCTCTTGTGCTAATTTAttattaatggcaacattagtgggtggccattaatagggaaaatgggccattttctggctgcagtaaaaacggccttagcacatgggaaaatccCACTTATGGGCcagtgatcagaagcaaacgcaggctaTAGACCACGCCTAcgtctaggcaccacttatagaatacgcttaggccaGAAATTTGTTCCCTGCAGATATTTCAGAtgccatatatacaatctgtTCCATAGGGTTAGAGACCGTTCCCCCgtttcagccaaaaccgaaaCTACAACCGAAACTGCCTAACCACTTTCAGTTGAAACCAAAGCCATGGCTGTAGTCTTTTGACTGAAaccaaaaccaggcagaaaaaggattttaggCCAGTTTTGGCACTGTAACTGAAAATGAAATTAGATTGGCCTGTAATAGGGGTGAATTGGATATATGGTATcgaaaaaaaaacattggtgcagaacaaaagcgctattctataaaccacacttaaagttcagcacagtttatagaatagcacttgcgCTTGGATCGTGTCTAACTTTagacacagccatttgcaccaacataGTGCAattgtacatgcctaaattaagcgcatatccccttattctataatgcacataaatgctaggaacaaccccattccgcccccatgaccctcccatttccacaccttttttttactcgcatgtaaattccaattaaatctaattattgccaataattgcttgttaaaaagccaattgttggCACCAATTAGCTCATTGCTTAatcaaattatgcatgcaaattgggcatgcacccaaatttgcatgcacaatttttggtgactaggggtataacttatagaatactaacactgGACATGCACGATTGACACCAATGCTTGgcaatatgcatgtaaatgctagatACTATTCTATGAAGCATGTGTCAAATTTGATTAGGGTTGGATTCTGCATATGGTGCCAAATGATAGGTGCCAGGAAGAACTGTGTAAAGCCCATAACCTATAAAAGGCacccaacctttatagaatactagcttagcatgcagGTTGCACCTAAGTCTGGGCGCTAGAATTATGCCTGGTTCCGTCAGATGTAattctggtgcccaaagttaggcgtggataggcattattctataacatggtgcctaacttttgggaatgccAATGGTCCACCcagacccctcccatggccacatctccttttgggttgcatacaggaaaagttaggcgccatgttatagaatagctagCAGAGGAGATCCATGTGCAACACCAATTAAGTGCCTAACTGGTGCTTGGTATTGCCcattaaccaattgagttgcacaCGGATCTCAAATCCCCATGTATATTCTGGCATcaaactttgggtgacctatatggAATCTGGGGATTTGTATGAATCTACAAGGGGGCGTACATGTGGCAGGCCATAGGTATGTCACTACACAACACAcatacaagttatagaataccatcagTTGCACACAATCTATGGTGCACTAGGCGTGCCAACTTTTACCAGCCATTGACTTGCCGTAACTAGATATGCCAACACTTTGTTAATGAGCCTTAACTGTACTATTTTCTAATGGCTTAGACAGACCTAAGTGCCGCTATAGAATTAGAACTAAGCATGCCCTATTTATATGCATAAAATCTTCAAATTCATGCATACGAAGTAGACTGATGCACATAAAAGTAACAATATGCATA
Coding sequences:
- the SMIM32 gene encoding small integral membrane protein 32, whose translation is MYGELLLNSTSTTEAHLIIQTNTPYLSSTQRSVSSSAFYMSTARVLKDGEIHKPDLLTYILLFVFLLLTVTIIVLFINCQLKNSFFATLPYDRSLREARSPWKTQSV